The Desulfuromonas sp. genome includes a region encoding these proteins:
- the miaA gene encoding tRNA (adenosine(37)-N6)-dimethylallyltransferase MiaA — MGEVSKDPGALPLLVICGPTASGKTALALRLAQRLEMEIISADSRQVYRHLDIGTAKATREERGRVPHHLIDVVDPDQDFSAADFARLGRETVGQVFGRSRLPVVVGGTGLYIRTLTEGLLPGPPADPGLRRELLEAEGAEGEGALHRRLEQIDPTLARRLQPRDLVRIVRALEVYDQTGRRLSDLQAEHGFREAPYRILQLAVSSSREELYQRIDRRVEAMVQEGLLDEVRTLLDMGYSPSLKALRTIGYRECIAHLKGELSLDEAVRLIQRDTRRYAKRQFTWFRKDNSIIWVDSCGEFDRILALIEDFYAE; from the coding sequence ATGGGGGAGGTGTCTAAAGACCCCGGGGCCTTGCCCCTGCTGGTCATCTGCGGTCCCACCGCATCGGGAAAAACGGCGCTGGCACTGCGTTTGGCCCAACGGCTCGAGATGGAAATCATCTCGGCCGACTCCCGCCAGGTCTATCGTCATCTCGATATCGGCACCGCCAAGGCGACCCGGGAAGAGCGCGGGCGGGTTCCCCACCACCTGATCGACGTGGTCGATCCGGACCAGGATTTCAGCGCCGCCGATTTCGCCCGGCTCGGCAGAGAAACTGTTGGGCAGGTCTTTGGCCGGAGCCGTCTGCCGGTGGTGGTTGGGGGAACCGGACTATACATACGCACTCTTACCGAGGGGCTGCTCCCGGGACCGCCCGCCGATCCCGGTCTGCGGCGCGAACTGCTCGAGGCGGAGGGCGCCGAGGGTGAGGGCGCCCTGCACCGGCGCCTCGAACAGATCGATCCCACGCTTGCCCGGCGCCTTCAGCCCCGGGACCTGGTGCGCATCGTGCGGGCCCTGGAGGTTTACGATCAAACAGGGCGACGCCTCTCGGATCTCCAGGCGGAGCACGGTTTTCGGGAGGCTCCTTACCGAATCCTTCAGTTGGCGGTCTCCTCATCGCGGGAAGAGTTGTATCAGCGTATCGACCGGCGGGTTGAGGCGATGGTGCAGGAGGGGCTCCTCGACGAGGTTCGCACTCTCCTGGACATGGGGTACTCGCCCTCGCTAAAGGCTCTGCGTACCATCGGGTATCGTGAGTGCATCGCCCACCTGAAGGGGGAACTCTCCCTGGATGAGGCGGTAAGGCTCATCCAGAGGGACACGCGGCGGTACGCGAAACGGCAATTTACCTGGTTTCGCAAAGACAATTCAATAATTTGGGTTGATTCCTGTGGAGAGTTTGATAGAATCCTCGCATTGATTGAAGATTTTTATGCAGAGTAA
- the hfq gene encoding RNA chaperone Hfq, translating to MAKTPFNIQDQFLNQARKERVRVTVVMMSGEKLEGFIKSFDSFCLLVESSGDILLYKHAISSITSSDGSFRLHGGRD from the coding sequence ATGGCCAAGACCCCATTCAACATTCAGGATCAGTTTCTTAACCAGGCCCGCAAGGAGCGGGTTCGCGTGACCGTGGTGATGATGTCGGGGGAAAAACTGGAGGGGTTTATCAAGTCCTTCGACAGTTTTTGCCTGCTCGTGGAAAGCAGTGGAGACATCCTGCTCTACAAGCACGCCATTTCCTCGATCACCTCCTCTGACGGGTCCTTCCGACTGCACGGTGGAAGGGACTGA
- a CDS encoding CDP-alcohol phosphatidyltransferase family protein: protein MAHGMNIPNALTLLRLLLVPGFLIAVIYGRLPAALTLFVVAAITDFLDGLLARILGQETLLGAYLDPVADKLLCITAFVSLAAVGVLPAWLAVLVVAKDLYAALGALIVLFCNRPLPEGPSPWGKLATGLELLTAGIALLAVAVGAGGAFLPPLFALTGAMTAVAGLHYVVGGVLFLSR from the coding sequence ATGGCGCATGGGATGAACATCCCCAATGCTCTGACCCTGCTGCGATTGCTTTTGGTGCCGGGGTTCCTGATCGCCGTCATTTACGGGCGGTTGCCGGCGGCCCTTACTTTGTTTGTCGTAGCGGCTATCACCGATTTTCTCGACGGCTTGCTCGCACGCATCCTCGGGCAGGAGACGCTTCTCGGTGCCTACCTCGACCCGGTCGCCGACAAGCTGCTTTGCATCACCGCTTTTGTGTCCTTGGCTGCCGTTGGGGTTTTGCCGGCTTGGCTCGCGGTTCTCGTGGTGGCCAAGGACCTCTACGCCGCTCTCGGGGCACTGATCGTTCTATTCTGCAACCGACCGCTTCCCGAAGGACCATCCCCGTGGGGCAAACTGGCTACCGGTCTGGAACTGCTGACTGCCGGAATAGCCCTGCTTGCCGTTGCCGTTGGGGCGGGCGGCGCGTTTCTGCCGCCCCTGTTTGCGTTGACCGGTGCGATGACCGCCGTAGCTGGTCTTCATTATGTCGTCGGCGGCGTTCTCTTCCTGTCGCGCTGA
- a CDS encoding DUF512 domain-containing protein: MIEILSVDPGSIGAELDLEPGDCLLSINGEVVRDLLDFQLQLSEEELLLEVRKKEGELWDIELEKDAGAPMGLHFEHPEPKQCGNNCIFCFVHQLPSGMRSTLYVKDEDFRFSFLYGSYITLTNLDEADIQRIIDQHLSPLYVSVHATNDQLRSRLLGVEGPPILDLLRRLTAAGIEVHTQIVLCPGLNDGEELERTVEDLQALHPGVISLAVVPLGLTGYRQRLPTLESVSPEIARSVLEVLERYQEQLLDRCGTRFVFAADEFYLKAGIDFPPIEAYEDLGQLENGVGMVPLFRSDAAEALAEARSLESPEFSTITGESSLQELEKFCVALSKKTGVIIHLHPVRNEFFGGQVTVTGLLTGRDVAAQLRDKPLGEVLLVPDVMLKDGEDVFLDDLSLNDLEAELGVRVEKVESSPWGLLEALERHAR, encoded by the coding sequence ATGATAGAAATCCTATCGGTAGACCCCGGCAGCATCGGCGCTGAACTCGACCTGGAACCGGGTGATTGCCTTCTTTCCATCAATGGCGAAGTGGTACGCGATCTGCTCGACTTTCAATTGCAACTCTCAGAGGAAGAGCTCCTCCTCGAGGTGCGCAAGAAGGAAGGCGAACTCTGGGACATCGAGTTGGAAAAGGACGCAGGCGCCCCGATGGGTCTGCATTTCGAGCACCCGGAGCCGAAGCAGTGCGGCAACAACTGCATTTTCTGCTTCGTCCACCAGCTGCCGAGCGGCATGCGCTCGACGCTCTACGTCAAGGACGAGGATTTCCGCTTCTCCTTTCTTTACGGATCCTATATCACTCTGACCAATCTGGATGAGGCCGATATCCAGAGAATCATCGACCAGCACCTTTCGCCTCTCTATGTGTCGGTACACGCCACCAACGACCAGCTTCGTTCCAGGCTTCTCGGGGTCGAAGGCCCGCCGATCCTCGATCTGCTTCGGCGTTTGACCGCCGCCGGGATCGAGGTGCATACCCAGATTGTGCTCTGTCCTGGGTTGAATGACGGTGAGGAGTTGGAGCGGACCGTGGAGGATCTTCAGGCCCTCCATCCGGGCGTCATTTCCCTGGCGGTCGTTCCCCTCGGGCTGACTGGGTACCGGCAGCGGCTTCCCACGTTGGAATCAGTCTCTCCAGAGATTGCTCGGAGTGTTCTGGAAGTCCTCGAGCGCTATCAGGAGCAGCTGCTGGATCGATGCGGAACCCGCTTCGTCTTCGCAGCAGACGAGTTTTACCTGAAGGCAGGAATTGATTTTCCTCCTATCGAGGCCTACGAGGATCTGGGGCAGTTGGAAAACGGCGTCGGGATGGTCCCTCTGTTCCGGTCCGACGCTGCCGAAGCGCTGGCCGAGGCCCGGTCACTTGAGTCTCCCGAATTTTCCACCATTACCGGGGAGTCGTCGCTGCAGGAGCTGGAGAAGTTTTGCGTTGCGTTGTCCAAAAAGACCGGGGTCATCATCCACCTGCACCCCGTGCGTAACGAATTCTTCGGCGGTCAGGTCACGGTAACCGGACTCCTTACCGGCCGCGACGTGGCGGCTCAACTGCGGGACAAACCCCTCGGAGAAGTTCTCCTGGTCCCCGATGTCATGCTCAAGGACGGGGAGGATGTATTCCTGGACGACTTGTCTCTGAATGATCTGGAAGCGGAACTGGGGGTGCGGGTTGAAAAAGTCGAGAGTTCTCCCTGGGGGCTGCTTGAAGCTCTTGAACGACATGCCCGATAA